The Desulfuromonadales bacterium genomic sequence CGCTGGCACCCCGATCAGTTGCACTGTCTTGATCTTTTTTCGAGTCCTTCGCGGCTTCGCGTGAAACAATGCCGTTAAGTGCCGTATTTGTACTCCGCCGCACAAGTTCCCTCGCTTGACACCATGCAGGCGCCGACCGGGTTTTCCGGAGTGCAGGCGGTGCGGAAGAGGGGGCACTCCTTCGGCGTCACCTTCCCCTTGAGAATCTCGCCGCAGAGGCAGCCGGCGTGCTCCTTCGACTCTTCGACTTTCACCGGCAGCTGCCGGGCGGCGTCGAAGGCGGCGTATGCCGCGCGGATGCCGAGGCCGCTGCCGGGAATGACGCCAATACCGCGCCAGCGGGCGTCGCACGGCTCGAAGACCTCGTAGAGGATCTGCCGCGCCCGGGCGTTCCCTTCCTTTTTGACGATGCGGCTGTACTGGATCTCCACCCGCGCCTCCCCGGCCACGATCTGCCGAGCCAGCATCGCCACCCCCTGCAGCAGGTCGAGGGGCTCGAAGCCGGTGACCACGCAGGGGACCCGGTGGTCGCGGGCGAGGGGTTCGTAGGCTCTAGCGCCGATGATGGCGGAGACGTGGGCCGGGCAGAGGTAGCCCTCGACCTTGAGCTGCGGGTCGTCGGCGAGGATCGCCATCGGGCCGGGGATGGTCTTGTGCGCGGGCAGGACGAAGTAGTTGTTCACCCCCCGCCGCTTCGCCTCGATGATCGAGCCGGCGATGGTCGGGG encodes the following:
- the hypD gene encoding hydrogenase formation protein HypD, with the protein product MKYTTEFRDPAVAQKLLASIHQTVAGFTGTMTLMEVCGTHTMAIYQHGIRSLLPESIRLISGPGCPVCVTPVDYVDHAVALARRPGTIVATFGDMVRVPGSSSSLLQEKARGADVRVVYSPLDAVALAQKHPAQAVVFLGVGFETTAPTIAGSIIEAKRRGVNNYFVLPAHKTIPGPMAILADDPQLKVEGYLCPAHVSAIIGARAYEPLARDHRVPCVVTGFEPLDLLQGVAMLARQIVAGEARVEIQYSRIVKKEGNARARQILYEVFEPCDARWRGIGVIPGSGLGIRAAYAAFDAARQLPVKVEESKEHAGCLCGEILKGKVTPKECPLFRTACTPENPVGACMVSSEGTCAAEYKYGT